The Clarias gariepinus isolate MV-2021 ecotype Netherlands chromosome 7, CGAR_prim_01v2, whole genome shotgun sequence genome includes a window with the following:
- the bcl7bb gene encoding B-cell CLL/lymphoma 7 protein family member B-B isoform X1, whose translation MSGRSVRAETRSRAKDDIKKVMAAIERVRRWEKKWVTVGDTSLRIFKWVPVSETKQIFKAKGPGGTTRELKGFPTDVVLENARSVLLDFQDDNSNQSFLSDAYQSNNKVDSSSNSSPQHASGAVSPTHTPYFRTEDSQPPTLGQETMEEPSMTSSEVTDEPPTLIKEDLLPLSAQEDEDVAGAPALKRVCTE comes from the exons ATGTCCGGACGGTCAGTACGAGCGGAAACGCGAAGCCGTGCAAAAGATGATATCAAAAAAGTCATGGCGGCGATCGAACGGGTCCGCAGATG GGAGAAAAAGTGGGTAACAGTGGGTGACACATCCCTACGGATCTTCAAGTGGGTTCCTGTATCAGAGACGAAGCAG ATATTTAAAGCCAAAGGCCCAGGAGGGACCACAAGGGAACTCAAGGGCTTTCCTACTGACGTGGTGCTAGAAAATGCTCGCTCGGTCCTACTGGATTTTCAGG ATGACAATAGTAACCAGAGTTTCTTGTCGGATGCCTATCAGTCAAATAACAAAGTGGACAGCAGCAGTAACTCTAGTCCACAGCATGCCAGTGGGGCAGTGAGCCCTACTCACACTCCCTACTTCCGTACAGAAGACTCGCAGCCACCCACTCTGGGACAGGAGACCATGGAGG AGCCATCAATGACCAGCAGTGAAGTCACTGATGAACCTCCAACTCTAATAAAAGAGGATTTGCTGCCTCTGTCTGCTCAG GAGGATGAAGACGTGGCGGGTGCTCCAGCTTTGAAAAGAGTTTGTACAGAATAA
- the bcl7bb gene encoding B-cell CLL/lymphoma 7 protein family member B-B isoform X2, whose amino-acid sequence MSGRSVRAETRSRAKDDIKKVMAAIERVRRWEKKWVTVGDTSLRIFKWVPVSETKQIFKAKGPGGTTRELKGFPTDVVLENARSVLLDFQDDNSNQSFLSDAYQSNNKVDSSSNSSPQHASGAVSPTHTPYFRTEDSQPPTLGQETMEEYRDCRCEPPAGQTI is encoded by the exons ATGTCCGGACGGTCAGTACGAGCGGAAACGCGAAGCCGTGCAAAAGATGATATCAAAAAAGTCATGGCGGCGATCGAACGGGTCCGCAGATG GGAGAAAAAGTGGGTAACAGTGGGTGACACATCCCTACGGATCTTCAAGTGGGTTCCTGTATCAGAGACGAAGCAG ATATTTAAAGCCAAAGGCCCAGGAGGGACCACAAGGGAACTCAAGGGCTTTCCTACTGACGTGGTGCTAGAAAATGCTCGCTCGGTCCTACTGGATTTTCAGG ATGACAATAGTAACCAGAGTTTCTTGTCGGATGCCTATCAGTCAAATAACAAAGTGGACAGCAGCAGTAACTCTAGTCCACAGCATGCCAGTGGGGCAGTGAGCCCTACTCACACTCCCTACTTCCGTACAGAAGACTCGCAGCCACCCACTCTGGGACAGGAGACCATGGAGG AGTATCGTGACTGCAGGTGTGAGCCCCCTGCTGGGCAAACAATTTAG